One Microbacterium sp. No. 7 genomic window carries:
- a CDS encoding J-domain-containing protein, which translates to MSEDPRLSAARYRLRRIDGADDTHDDASERRHAQDERDTTAVPTPDQRAMYVETAIQQAMRRGDFDDLPGYGRPIEGLGDHHDPDWWIRRKIQREQLTGLGPPALMLRVEHAELAERLDALTREHDVRAYVEDFNRRVVEARRQLLGGPPVVTPLHDPDAEVSAWHARRAARLPVAEPERPRRRRWRFRA; encoded by the coding sequence ATGAGCGAGGACCCTCGGCTCAGCGCCGCCCGCTACCGCCTGCGCCGGATCGACGGCGCCGACGACACGCACGACGACGCCTCGGAGCGGCGGCACGCGCAGGACGAGCGCGACACGACGGCGGTGCCGACGCCCGACCAGCGCGCCATGTACGTCGAGACCGCGATCCAGCAGGCGATGCGCCGCGGCGACTTCGACGACCTGCCCGGCTACGGCAGGCCGATCGAGGGGCTCGGCGACCACCACGACCCCGACTGGTGGATCCGGCGGAAGATCCAGCGCGAGCAGCTCACCGGCCTCGGCCCGCCGGCGCTCATGCTGCGGGTCGAGCACGCGGAGCTCGCCGAGCGCCTCGACGCGCTCACCCGCGAGCATGACGTGCGCGCCTACGTCGAGGACTTCAACCGGCGCGTCGTCGAGGCGCGGCGCCAGCTGCTCGGCGGCCCGCCCGTCGTCACGCCGCTGCACGATCCGGATGCCGAGGTCAGCGCGTGGCACGCGCGGCGCGCCGCACGGCTGCCCGTCGCGGAGCCCGAGAGGCCGCGACGGCGACGGTGGCGCTTCCGCGCCTGA